In the Staphylococcus sp. IVB6240 genome, one interval contains:
- a CDS encoding ATP-binding cassette domain-containing protein gives MSKIKGGRTLLRNISWKIQPGEKWLVYGLNGAGKSTLLNVINAYDFATTGDISLFDMKPGHKGYSAHHVREQIGYISGGLRDRFAEGELVRDVVLSGLYKSIGVYQKPTENDIERVHQILQRFNMMHFEESYFGQLSTGEQQRVLLARALVTRPRLLFLDEPCNGLDYVGRENSYWI, from the coding sequence ATGTCAAAGATTAAAGGTGGCAGAACACTTCTCCGTAATATTTCATGGAAGATTCAACCGGGAGAAAAATGGTTAGTTTATGGCTTAAATGGTGCTGGTAAGAGTACCTTATTGAATGTCATCAATGCATACGATTTTGCGACGACAGGAGATATTTCTTTATTTGATATGAAACCGGGACATAAGGGCTATTCTGCCCATCATGTACGCGAACAAATTGGCTACATTTCTGGTGGCTTACGTGATCGTTTTGCGGAAGGTGAGTTGGTTAGAGATGTTGTCTTAAGTGGTCTGTACAAGTCAATAGGGGTATATCAGAAACCGACAGAAAATGATATTGAACGTGTGCATCAGATACTTCAACGTTTTAATATGATGCATTTTGAAGAAAGTTATTTTGGACAGCTGTCAACTGGAGAACAACAGCGTGTATTATTGGCACGTGCACTGGTGACACGTCCACGCTTATTATTCTTAGATGAGCCATGTAATGGACTTGATTATGTAGGACGTGAAAACAGTTATTGGATATGA